In one window of Chryseobacterium sp. JV274 DNA:
- a CDS encoding penicillin-binding protein, with the protein MTIQRAHINAELCESPSIKGLFGYDEMIWNEAKCADFGNYLL; encoded by the coding sequence ATGACAATACAAAGAGCACATATCAATGCAGAACTATGCGAAAGTCCTTCTATAAAAGGATTATTCGGGTATGATGAGATGATATGGAATGAGGCGAAATGTGCTGACTTTGGAAATTATTTACTGTAA
- a CDS encoding DinB family protein, which translates to MDIFRYIQDIKTHLKLTFDDVDRWFKKDKKTLNYQPSNGGWTIQQILEHIYLTNFYLLILIEKGFKKAMKNSLNLDLESEIKNYSFNKENFDTVGEHGAFEWIRPEHMEPKGEMNLDEIRSLITQQYLQCLQYLEVMENGEGFLYKTTMTVNELGKINVYEYIYFLSLHAQRHITQMKKNESETIKN; encoded by the coding sequence ATGGACATTTTTAGATATATTCAAGATATAAAAACTCATCTGAAACTCACATTTGATGACGTGGACAGATGGTTTAAAAAAGATAAAAAAACGTTGAATTATCAACCTTCAAACGGAGGTTGGACGATTCAACAGATTTTAGAACATATTTATCTTACGAATTTTTACTTGCTAATCCTTATTGAAAAAGGTTTCAAGAAAGCAATGAAAAATTCTTTGAATCTTGACCTTGAATCTGAAATTAAAAACTACAGTTTCAATAAGGAAAACTTTGACACGGTAGGTGAACATGGCGCTTTTGAATGGATAAGACCGGAACATATGGAACCGAAAGGAGAAATGAATCTGGATGAAATCAGAAGTCTGATTACTCAGCAATATCTTCAGTGTTTACAATATCTGGAAGTAATGGAAAATGGTGAAGGTTTCTTGTATAAAACAACAATGACGGTGAATGAACTGGGGAAAATTAATGTATATGAATATATTTATTTTCTGTCACTTCATGCCCAAAGGCATATTACCCAGATGAAAAAAAACGAATCAGAAACGATTAAAAACTAA
- a CDS encoding 3'-5' exonuclease, with translation MKTTENILIVDLEATCWENYPPRGQESEIIEIGVCIMNAKTGKISKNEGILIKPQYSKVSPFCTELTTLTQNMLDDEGIMLDDAFDILRAEYDSEELTWASYGNYDLNMLQNQARRFYTDYPMSDDHINVKTLFGQTHPTIRKSVGMNRALGELGMTLEGTHHRGVDDAKNIAKILHWCLKNY, from the coding sequence GTGAAAACAACAGAAAACATATTAATAGTAGACCTTGAAGCAACATGTTGGGAAAACTACCCGCCAAGAGGTCAGGAAAGCGAGATCATCGAAATTGGGGTATGCATCATGAATGCAAAGACCGGTAAGATCTCCAAAAATGAAGGGATTTTAATAAAGCCCCAATACTCAAAAGTAAGTCCGTTCTGTACGGAACTTACTACTCTTACCCAAAATATGCTGGATGATGAAGGAATCATGCTGGATGATGCATTCGATATTCTGAGAGCAGAATATGATTCAGAAGAACTTACATGGGCGAGCTACGGAAACTACGATCTGAATATGCTTCAGAACCAGGCAAGAAGGTTCTATACAGATTATCCTATGAGTGATGACCATATCAATGTGAAAACATTATTCGGACAAACTCATCCTACCATCAGGAAAAGTGTTGGGATGAACAGGGCTTTGGGTGAATTGGGTATGACTTTAGAAGGTACACACCACAGAGGAGTGGATGATGCCAAAAACATTGCAAAGATTCTGCATTGGTGTCTGAAGAATTATTAA
- a CDS encoding metallophosphoesterase family protein: protein MKPNIFFTADHHFGHENIIKFSERPFESLDHMNEELIKRWNKKIQPGDTVYHLGDMSLGKPDFTKEILDRLNGNIHLIKGNHEGAALTYPKRFASIRDYHELKIDEADNSNGKQKIILFHYAMRTWNGSHRGVWQLYGHSHGTLPDDEMALSFDVGVDCHDFYPVSYEEVKELMKRKKWTPPFAPRN from the coding sequence ATGAAACCCAATATATTTTTTACAGCTGACCATCATTTTGGTCATGAAAATATTATAAAATTTTCAGAAAGACCTTTTGAATCTCTGGATCATATGAATGAAGAACTCATTAAAAGATGGAACAAAAAAATTCAACCCGGTGATACAGTCTACCATTTAGGAGATATGAGCCTTGGGAAACCAGATTTTACAAAAGAGATTTTAGATAGATTGAATGGTAATATCCATCTCATCAAAGGTAATCACGAAGGTGCTGCTCTCACATATCCCAAGCGGTTTGCTTCCATCAGAGATTATCACGAACTGAAAATTGATGAAGCAGATAACAGCAACGGAAAACAGAAAATTATTCTTTTCCACTATGCTATGCGTACCTGGAATGGCTCACACCGCGGTGTCTGGCAGTTATACGGCCATTCACACGGGACATTGCCGGATGATGAGATGGCACTCAGCTTTGACGTAGGAGTAGACTGCCACGATTTTTACCCGGTTTCCTACGAAGAAGTCAAAGAATTGATGAAAAGGAAAAAGTGGACACCACCATTTGCTCCAAGAAATTAA
- a CDS encoding ribonuclease H-like YkuK family protein, with product METQQQTWQNMNGKFFHNSITRLVEEAIIREQANGHRLKVCVGSDSHVYGDAISYATAVVFIREGKGAFTFIRKEREIQNISIKERMLNEVNKSVEIASAICSVLDTYGVEMEVHADINTDPDFKSNVALKDAMGYILGMGYVFKAKPFAFASSNCADMMV from the coding sequence ATGGAAACGCAACAACAAACATGGCAGAATATGAACGGAAAATTTTTCCACAACTCTATCACACGGCTGGTAGAAGAAGCCATCATCCGCGAACAGGCAAACGGACACCGTCTGAAAGTATGTGTAGGATCAGACTCTCATGTGTACGGAGATGCCATCAGTTATGCTACGGCAGTAGTATTTATTCGTGAGGGAAAAGGAGCGTTTACCTTTATCAGAAAAGAAAGAGAAATACAGAATATCAGTATCAAGGAGCGAATGCTGAATGAGGTCAACAAATCCGTTGAAATTGCATCCGCGATCTGTTCTGTGTTGGATACTTATGGTGTGGAAATGGAGGTACACGCAGACATTAATACCGACCCCGATTTTAAATCCAATGTCGCATTAAAAGATGCAATGGGATACATTCTGGGAATGGGATATGTGTTTAAAGCGAAACCTTTTGCCTTCGCAAGTTCCAATTGTGCGGATATGATGGTTTAA
- a CDS encoding RNA ligase, Rnl2 family has protein sequence MIFKTYNSIENAYQARVIEQIRMQGFGDEVFIVQEKVHGANFSFFTDGKEIKIAKRTAFIEKDEKFFNAHQMLERYKKNVIEVFQKVKTIYPDVETVVIYGELFGGGYKHNEVEPVKDTVKVQKGIEYAPHNEFYAFDIKLNGITYLDTDVVNQIFEETGFFYAKILFQGTLEDALKFPNVFNSKIPAWLGLPELENNMCEGTIVKTLKTKYFGNGARIILKNKNEKWVEKSKMVKKEGKTVQKQVHFSDKAQEIWEEIQKYATANRLNNVVSKIGEFQPKMIGKVIGLFSQDILEDFQKDFPAAFTAIEKDEQKRINKKLNSLAIDFIKEELMTLKV, from the coding sequence ATGATTTTCAAAACATATAACTCTATAGAAAATGCTTACCAGGCCCGCGTGATCGAACAGATCAGAATGCAGGGTTTTGGGGATGAGGTTTTCATAGTACAGGAAAAAGTTCACGGAGCTAATTTCTCTTTCTTTACCGATGGAAAGGAAATTAAAATTGCGAAGAGAACTGCTTTCATCGAAAAAGATGAGAAATTTTTCAATGCACATCAGATGTTGGAACGCTATAAAAAAAATGTAATAGAAGTGTTTCAAAAAGTGAAAACGATTTACCCGGATGTAGAAACTGTAGTGATCTACGGTGAATTGTTCGGTGGCGGCTACAAACATAATGAAGTGGAACCCGTAAAAGATACTGTGAAGGTACAGAAAGGTATTGAATATGCCCCTCACAACGAATTTTACGCTTTCGATATCAAGTTGAATGGAATTACCTATTTGGATACAGACGTTGTCAATCAGATTTTTGAGGAGACAGGATTTTTCTATGCTAAAATCTTGTTCCAGGGAACTCTTGAGGACGCTTTGAAATTCCCCAATGTTTTCAATTCAAAAATTCCAGCTTGGCTGGGACTTCCTGAATTGGAGAACAATATGTGTGAAGGTACCATTGTAAAAACTTTGAAAACCAAATACTTTGGAAACGGTGCAAGAATTATTCTGAAAAATAAGAATGAAAAGTGGGTCGAAAAGTCCAAAATGGTTAAAAAAGAAGGTAAAACTGTTCAGAAACAGGTTCATTTCAGTGATAAAGCTCAGGAGATCTGGGAAGAAATCCAAAAATATGCTACAGCCAACAGATTAAATAATGTGGTAAGCAAAATCGGCGAATTCCAACCTAAAATGATAGGAAAGGTAATTGGTCTTTTTTCACAGGATATTTTAGAGGATTTCCAAAAAGACTTTCCGGCAGCTTTCACAGCTATTGAAAAAGACGAGCAGAAAAGGATCAATAAAAAATTGAATTCTTTAGCAATTGATTTTATAAAAGAAGAGTTGATGACTCTTAAAGTGTAG
- a CDS encoding 3'-5' exonuclease, translating into MKTTNEIIIIDLEATCWENDRIPIGQKVDIIEIGICKLNLTSKAISQKQSIYVIPERSEINRFCTKLTGITPQLIEEKGIYFEEACEMIRDQYRSAPLTWAGYGNFDGEQIIEQCDWLGITNPFSENYMNVMHEFRRHFRLHKQIGLKRALSYLNMDFEGTHHSGADDAYNTARILSKIL; encoded by the coding sequence ATGAAAACAACCAATGAGATCATAATTATTGATCTGGAAGCTACGTGCTGGGAAAACGACAGAATTCCCATCGGGCAGAAAGTCGATATTATAGAAATAGGGATTTGCAAATTAAACTTAACATCAAAAGCAATTTCCCAAAAACAAAGCATTTATGTAATTCCTGAAAGATCAGAAATCAACAGATTCTGTACAAAACTGACCGGAATTACTCCTCAATTGATAGAAGAAAAAGGAATTTATTTTGAAGAAGCCTGCGAAATGATCAGAGATCAATACCGTTCTGCGCCACTTACATGGGCAGGATACGGAAACTTTGATGGAGAACAGATCATAGAACAGTGTGACTGGCTTGGAATAACAAACCCTTTTTCAGAAAACTATATGAATGTGATGCATGAATTCAGAAGACATTTCAGACTGCACAAACAAATAGGGCTTAAAAGAGCCTTGAGCTATCTGAATATGGACTTTGAAGGCACCCATCACAGTGGAGCAGATGATGCTTACAATACAGCCAGAATTTTAAGTAAGATTCTGTAA
- a CDS encoding DUF6493 family protein: MKERLYEILNEEKIHEIIPFLKELSIEERKTLVPSIKKMDREISKIVMTKNSYHTAGSVSQHSIIDIASFVCMDKKNFGKNYWSLFRNAEQTEQILEWGCPEWFSDFINESVEAEFTAFNYKDILGWTEKGYVQPKPELLGHHLSNYPAELDRHPETLNTHFWYLCEYPSKSLPFRKEWFPIVQKLITEKKIERKRFLKECLLASNRNFNKNVTGWFMDAFTSLKPTEEELSELQDELLAGLASSQSKAVNTILSHLKKIVGVPDFKNDEFSHYLPNLLSSEVKTVVVSSLVLTEKIFQRKKIDPEMLGMALSTAFVSKDDGVQSKAAKIILKYIPASENMIEALSHYSDNILTNVRPLLIKYIEETQPELEAIASEKLSLTPEENAVKVLENFEDLMFYLPVAMDDPYSHHCDIALAGFIRFAGDVNAESVKLIEPVFLKACKTIAKWEVPYLNVLLCNAIINYGLDLLEKYPIQLKNLEKIYHKTKDEEAERESYSNYQKKLGPIENVGADCPARIAFKELAIYAYEKIKSGDKIPLLFPVTHAPCWISPVTLVERLESYQNNNIVPHHLDIQLALQRCALDNTSEAVIEAEKRLKGEYKELLLFFFGKNARPEGKFEHPSWWMTAGITRSPETVFEEFSSFGYDDIPVEFFSGVYKWKTIDNKKNSYYPVELKIVLPKYHLVKRKDPLFVEYFIAEQKELTEIPALMLCFPNTPANALAKVIKHCLFFSGIAEVYERSLVLNTANALYQIKKPLDEIGYLFLGTIFLDSDKTIRGTAAEIWLEHVSSQTMDNAWLGRVIGLHEKLEWAPVKRLTDLIQHHMLNVSKNHNIALEELISNILLQMETPVTNLKKILEIYHEVLALNHSEANREIIGKLDSWKENSSLKKICSLLLKK; this comes from the coding sequence ATGAAAGAAAGACTTTATGAGATCCTTAATGAGGAAAAGATACATGAGATTATCCCTTTTCTAAAAGAACTTAGTATTGAAGAAAGGAAAACCCTGGTGCCCTCTATAAAGAAAATGGACAGGGAAATCAGTAAAATTGTAATGACTAAAAACTCCTACCACACGGCAGGATCTGTAAGCCAACATTCCATTATTGATATTGCTTCATTTGTCTGTATGGATAAAAAGAATTTCGGTAAAAACTACTGGAGTCTTTTCCGTAATGCAGAACAGACCGAACAGATTCTGGAGTGGGGCTGCCCAGAATGGTTTTCAGACTTTATCAATGAATCCGTAGAAGCTGAATTTACAGCGTTTAACTATAAAGATATTTTAGGATGGACAGAAAAAGGCTATGTACAGCCCAAACCGGAATTGCTGGGACATCATCTGAGTAATTATCCGGCTGAACTGGACCGTCATCCCGAAACCCTTAATACCCACTTTTGGTACTTATGTGAATATCCTTCCAAATCTTTACCTTTCCGTAAAGAATGGTTTCCTATCGTTCAGAAACTGATCACAGAAAAAAAGATTGAAAGAAAAAGATTTTTAAAAGAATGCCTTCTGGCTTCCAACAGAAATTTTAATAAAAATGTCACGGGCTGGTTTATGGATGCATTTACATCATTAAAACCAACTGAAGAAGAACTTTCTGAGCTGCAGGATGAATTGCTTGCAGGGTTGGCCTCCTCACAGTCAAAAGCTGTGAATACCATATTATCACATTTGAAAAAAATTGTGGGAGTTCCTGATTTTAAGAATGATGAGTTTTCCCATTACCTTCCGAATCTGCTGAGCTCGGAAGTAAAAACAGTGGTTGTTTCCAGTCTGGTACTGACCGAAAAAATATTTCAGAGAAAGAAAATAGATCCTGAAATGCTGGGAATGGCTCTAAGTACAGCATTTGTCAGCAAAGATGATGGAGTACAGTCAAAAGCTGCGAAAATTATCCTTAAATATATTCCGGCTTCAGAAAATATGATAGAAGCTCTTTCACACTATTCGGATAATATACTGACTAATGTGCGTCCTCTTCTTATAAAATATATTGAAGAAACACAACCAGAGCTTGAGGCAATAGCTTCAGAAAAACTATCTCTGACTCCAGAAGAAAATGCGGTGAAAGTACTTGAGAACTTTGAAGACCTGATGTTTTATCTTCCTGTGGCCATGGATGATCCGTACAGTCATCATTGTGATATTGCTTTGGCTGGATTTATCCGTTTTGCCGGTGATGTAAATGCTGAGTCTGTGAAATTAATAGAACCCGTATTTTTGAAAGCCTGTAAAACAATTGCGAAATGGGAAGTTCCCTATCTGAATGTTTTACTATGCAATGCTATTATTAACTATGGTTTGGATTTACTGGAAAAATATCCGATTCAGCTTAAAAACCTGGAAAAAATTTACCATAAAACCAAAGATGAGGAAGCCGAAAGAGAATCTTACTCCAATTATCAGAAAAAATTGGGACCGATTGAAAATGTAGGAGCAGATTGCCCCGCCAGAATCGCGTTTAAAGAGCTTGCTATTTATGCGTATGAAAAAATAAAGTCAGGAGATAAAATCCCGCTATTGTTCCCGGTTACCCATGCTCCATGCTGGATTTCCCCTGTTACACTGGTGGAAAGATTAGAGAGCTATCAGAATAATAATATCGTACCTCATCATCTTGATATTCAGCTGGCATTGCAGCGTTGTGCTTTAGACAATACTTCAGAAGCTGTGATAGAAGCTGAAAAAAGATTAAAGGGAGAATATAAAGAACTGTTACTTTTCTTCTTTGGCAAAAATGCTAGACCGGAAGGAAAATTTGAACACCCTTCATGGTGGATGACTGCGGGAATTACCCGTTCACCGGAAACTGTGTTTGAAGAATTCAGCAGTTTTGGATATGATGATATTCCTGTAGAATTCTTTTCAGGGGTCTACAAATGGAAAACCATCGATAATAAGAAAAACTCATATTATCCTGTAGAGCTGAAAATTGTTCTTCCCAAATATCATCTTGTAAAAAGGAAAGACCCTTTATTCGTGGAATATTTCATTGCCGAACAGAAAGAACTTACCGAAATCCCTGCTTTGATGCTGTGCTTTCCGAATACTCCGGCAAATGCTTTGGCAAAAGTAATCAAGCACTGCCTTTTCTTTTCAGGAATTGCCGAAGTTTATGAAAGAAGCCTGGTTTTGAATACTGCGAATGCGCTTTATCAGATCAAAAAACCTTTGGATGAAATCGGGTATTTGTTCTTAGGAACTATTTTCCTGGACAGCGATAAAACGATCCGTGGTACAGCAGCTGAAATTTGGCTGGAACACGTTTCTTCCCAAACGATGGATAATGCATGGTTAGGAAGAGTAATCGGTCTCCATGAAAAGCTGGAATGGGCTCCTGTTAAAAGATTGACAGATCTTATACAGCATCATATGCTGAATGTAAGTAAGAACCATAATATTGCTCTGGAAGAATTGATTTCCAATATATTGCTTCAAATGGAAACGCCGGTTACCAATCTGAAAAAGATTCTGGAGATCTACCATGAAGTATTGGCCTTGAATCACTCAGAAGCCAATAGGGAGATAATCGGGAAACTGGATAGCTGGAAAGAAAATTCAAGTCTGAAAAAAATCTGCAG
- a CDS encoding peptidase — protein MLQAEIKSLLKEDMSILIKVPNSGKYYLCDCGEASLLTVKEVQSTSAIFISHTHIDHFSNFDGIFRYQIGSGEKVVICGPKNIHQQVEARLKSYTWNLIDEKAIAYEIREIVSKDEINIYALHPPHWNVELINTQDFLFEDEYVNVDFAILDHKTDSIAYLFKEKDSVRFNENISGFRKGKWISELKTAFGNNDGDKEIEIEGTVYNAADLFHLLTRNTGYKLGVIMDHAAEENNYEKIRTVFGGADLVYIESFYKDTDQEFAKINYHSFASASGKIMNECQVKDAAPIHFSRRYTERDQEEIETAFYKAFRKN, from the coding sequence ATGTTACAGGCAGAAATAAAAAGTCTTTTAAAAGAAGACATGAGTATATTGATCAAAGTCCCTAACTCAGGAAAGTACTATTTGTGTGATTGTGGAGAAGCGAGTTTATTGACTGTGAAAGAGGTACAGTCTACATCAGCCATCTTCATCAGTCATACCCATATTGATCATTTTTCAAATTTCGATGGAATTTTCAGGTATCAGATCGGAAGTGGAGAAAAAGTGGTGATCTGTGGACCAAAAAATATTCATCAGCAGGTTGAAGCAAGGTTAAAATCTTACACCTGGAATTTGATCGATGAAAAGGCAATTGCATATGAAATTCGTGAGATTGTTTCAAAAGATGAAATTAATATCTACGCCCTTCATCCGCCACATTGGAATGTGGAACTAATTAATACCCAAGATTTCCTTTTTGAAGACGAATATGTAAACGTTGATTTTGCTATTCTGGATCACAAAACAGATTCCATCGCTTATCTGTTTAAAGAAAAAGATTCGGTAAGATTTAATGAAAATATTTCCGGCTTTAGAAAGGGAAAGTGGATCAGCGAGTTGAAGACCGCTTTTGGAAATAATGATGGAGACAAAGAAATTGAAATTGAAGGAACTGTTTATAACGCAGCAGATCTCTTTCATTTGTTAACCCGAAATACCGGATACAAGCTTGGTGTCATCATGGATCATGCGGCAGAAGAAAACAATTACGAAAAAATAAGAACTGTATTTGGAGGAGCAGATCTCGTGTATATTGAAAGCTTTTATAAAGATACAGATCAGGAATTTGCAAAGATCAATTACCATAGTTTTGCTTCTGCATCAGGAAAAATAATGAATGAATGCCAGGTGAAAGATGCAGCCCCGATTCACTTTTCAAGAAGATATACGGAGCGTGATCAGGAAGAAATTGAAACTGCTTTTTATAAAGCATTTCGTAAGAATTAA
- a CDS encoding cyclic-phosphate processing receiver domain-containing protein, with translation MEMTKRLLFLDDIRYPVEAYHYTKQEIFLRSDWNIVRNYEQFVNRILEKGLPEMISFDHDLADEHYLEPDSQEFVEKTGYDCAKWLIEYCMDNYLDLPKFYCHSMNPVGKENILSLLKNFKKL, from the coding sequence ATGGAAATGACAAAAAGATTATTATTTCTGGATGATATAAGATATCCGGTTGAGGCATATCATTATACCAAACAGGAGATTTTCCTCAGAAGTGACTGGAATATCGTTCGGAATTACGAACAGTTTGTCAACAGGATTTTGGAAAAAGGACTTCCGGAAATGATTTCTTTTGACCATGACTTGGCAGATGAACACTATTTGGAGCCGGATTCTCAGGAATTTGTCGAAAAAACAGGATATGACTGCGCCAAATGGCTGATAGAATATTGTATGGATAATTATCTTGATCTTCCAAAATTCTATTGTCATTCTATGAATCCTGTAGGAAAGGAAAATATTCTTAGCCTTTTAAAAAACTTTAAAAAACTGTAA